A region of the Hydrogenimonas thermophila genome:
TATGGTGTTTACTATCCTGAAAGAGAAAAATACTTTAAAAGAGTTTCACTTAATGAGTATCAATACTATCCTGAAAATGCACGTTACTATAGTGTAACAGGAGGTAAGCCTAAAACCAATTCAGGAAAGGTTGAATGCAATCTTAAAACTCTTTCAAGAAAAGGTGTAGATCCTATGCCTACTTGGCATGATGAGTATGAATATAAAGTACCTGAAGGCAAATTTAGACTATTAACTGGTCGTCATGCACAATTTACTCAAAGTGGGACGGCAAATAATGCAATGTTACATGACCTTATACATGAAAACTACATATGGATCAACAAGCGTGTTGCAAAACAGAAGGGCATTAAGTTTGGTGATTTAGTTGAAGTAACCAGCAATGCAGGAAGTATACGTATAAAAGCATATCCAACAGAAAAGATTGCCCCTGATCAAGTATTTTTTATACATGGGTTTGGTGAAGAGTCTGAAGCACTTACTTGGGCTTACAGAAGCGGTGGAAATGATAATGCAATTATAGAAGATATTTTAGAGCCTGTTTATGGCGGTGCTGCAATGCATGAAACAAATGTAGAGATAAGAAAGGTTTAAAAGATGGCACGATACGGAATGGCCTTGGATTATAAAAACTGTATCAATTGTAAAGCTTGTGAAGTTGCTTGTAAGGAAGAGAATGGTGTACTTCTTGGTGCTGACAAACATCGCATCTGGGTAGGTGTAAAAGAGATAGAGGGTGAATGGCCAAATTTAAGCATAGCTTCCAGTACATTTGTACCTAGCCAGTGTCAACATTGTGAAAATGCTCCTTGTCAGGAAGTTTGTCCAACACAAGCAACATATTATGATGAAAATGGAGTTGTCAGAGTTGACAGTGACAAATGCATTTTATGTAGTTACTGTATGGTTGCTTGTCCTTATGATGCAAGATATGTAGATGATAGAACAATGACAGTAGATAAGTGTAACTTCTGTTCAGATACACGATTGTCAAGAGGAGAAGTTACAACAGCTTGTCAAGCTACCTGTCCTACTAAAGTGCGTGTTTTTGGTGATTTGGATGATCCAAACAGTGAGATTAGTGAACTTTTAAGAACTCGTGAGCATTTTGTCTTAAAAGATCATATTGGTACAAAACCAAAACTGTTTTATTTGGTATAAGGAGTTAAAATGTTAAGTATAAGTAAAATATTACCGCATAAAGAGATAACGCTAAAAGCTCTGTTTAGTTTTGAAAAGACACCATTCAACATTTTTATGGCTGGTTTGACAATTCTGCTTTTGTCTTTGTTTGGCATTGGTGTTATAAGCTACTTTATTCATGGACATCATGCTTATGGAGTTACTAGAGAGCATCCTTGGGGTCTGTTGATCGCTATGTACATCTTTTTTGTTGTATCTTCAACTGGACTATGTATTATTTCAGCGTTAGGACATGTTTTTAAGTTTAAAAGTTTTGAATTTATTGGAAAGAGAGCAATCTTTGGAGCGATCATTACCATTCTTTCAGGATTTGCTGTCATAGGTCTTGAGATTGGGCATCCTGTTCGTATGATGATCTATAACACTATCTCTCCGGGCTTGACATCTGCAATCTGGGGTATGGGTGTACTCTACTCCATCTATCTAGGTCTTATTGTCATGGAGTTTATTTTTCTTTCAAGAGATGATCACAAATGGTCAACAATGTTTGGACTAGGAGGTCTTCTAATCGGAATTGCAGCACACTCAAACCTTGGTGCAGTTTTTGGTTTTCTTGTTGGACGACCGTTAGCAAATGGTGTATTTTACCCAGTATACTTCATTTTGTCTGCAATGATTACAGGCTGTTATTTGCTTTTTTTAATGTATGGATATAAGTATAAAATGCAGTTTGATGAGCAGATGGAGAAGTTTTTGGTACATTTAGCACGTCTTCTTGGATTGCTTATAGCTATTTTAATGTTTTTTGAGTTTTGGAGATTTATGACTGCAATTTACGGTGGTGTACCTGAAAGAGCAGATACAGCTATACACATTTTGACATCTCCAGGTTTCTTGATTGGGGAGCTACTTCTTGGAATGTTAATACCATTTTTCATTATTCTTTTCAGTAAAGCAAAAGCTATTAAGAAAATTATTTATGCTTCAATTGGTGGAATGGTAGGAATCTTTTTTATGCGTTACGACTTGGTACACGATACTCTTCTTTATCCTATGCAGACACTTAAGATTCGAGAGTATCAACTTCCACCATCTTGGGTAGAGTATTCACCAACTTTTACAGAGTGGGCAATAGCATTGGGAGCATTGGGCATTATGTTAACTCTTTACTATATTGGAGAGAATTTTTTCTTTTTAGACCCTAAAGAGCATGATGAATATTTTGAAAATTATCGTGGTATAGATAGCAAAAATTAATGGCAATTAAGCAGATAAAAGATAAAATAGTCGCCGATGATCAAGCTTGTAGGTAGGAGAATAATGTGATGAAAAAATTATTATCATTAGTAGCAGGTATGGTATTATCGGCAACTATTGCAAATGCTGGAGTACATGAAGATGTACATTGGGGGTATAGTGGTAAGAGTGCACCAGAATACTGGGGAGAACTTTCTCCTAAGTATGAGATGTGTAAAATAGGAAAAAATCAATCTCCTGTAGATATTCGTACACAAGATGCATATGATGTTGATCTTGAGCAGTTGATTTTTAGTTATTATGCCAAAACGACTCATGTTTCAAAAGCTCATGGCATAAAAGTAGCAGTTGATCCAGGAAACTTCATTGTTGTTGACGGTAATAAATTCAAATTAAAGCAGTTTCACTTTCATTCACCAAGTGAAACTATGGTGAATGGTCGATCATTTCCTTTAGAAGCTCATTTTGTACATGTTTCAGATGATGGTCAGATTGCTGTAATTGCAGTGTTTTTTGAGTATGGGAAAAGCAATCCATTATTAGAGAAAATTTTTAGCAAAGCACCAGCTGTTGAAAATTTAGATAGCTCTTTAGTATTTAAGCCTAAAGAGATTATGAAATTGTATCCTGCAAATAAAGAATATTATAGATATAATGGTTCTTTAACTACTCCACCTTGTACAGAAGGTGTACGATGGATTGTTATGAAAAAACCTTTGACTGTTTCTAAAAAACAGATCAAACGATTTAAAGAGTTAGTTCCTTACAGCAACAATCGTCCTGTTCAACCGATAAATGCCAGAGTTATTTTGAAATAGTTCTGTAAAAAGCACTCCAGTTTTTTTAAACGGAGTGCATTAAGCATACATATAAAAGAGTGATTGTATAGTAGCAGTTGGTGGGACTTGTCTGTTAACTATATCAATGAGCATTTTATAGTATTCATCTTGGCTCATAGTAGTACTATCTATTTGACTCATCTCTTCTATTACGTTTTTTTTGTCACTCTGATCAAGAAGATTCATCTGTTCTCTGAGCCCAATACGCTGTTCTTGAGATAAGTTTTGCATAATATCACTCAGTCCACCCTGTTTTCTTGTATCTGCTTCAGAACTATTCATATTTTTTGTCTGGTATTGATACATTGTTGCATATGAATTTACTTGCATAGCTTTTACTCCTGCAATTATGTTTAAAACCATAACAGCTTAAAGCAAATTTTGTTCCATTGCAGAAGAAGTTTTTTCAGTTTAAAGTACGGCAGATAGCTTTTGCAATCTCTTCACAGTAACTTTCTAACTCTTTTTCCAATACATGTTCACTGTGAAGGAAAGTTATACTTCCAAGAATTCCCATAATAGAAGAGAATGCAATAAAAAAATTTTCTTGTGTGAATTCATTATTTTTTACACCATCATCTATTAATATCTCTAACTCTTCAATAAACTCTTTTGCAAGCGAAAAACCGCAATCTTCTTCATTGCAGAAGATCTCTCTATTAGATAGGTATACTTGAAAAAAGTATTCAACCATTTCAGGATTTTTTTGAATAAATGAGAAATAACTTTTTACAAATTCATATATCTTTTTTGTCGCAGATATAGGTTTACTATTGATATATCTTAGATCAATAGCCAATTTTCCAGTAACATGTGATATGGCAGCTGTTGCAAGACTCATTTTAGATGGAAAGTGAGTATAGAGAGAGCCTTCACTAATACCTAGATTGCTGGCTATATCACGCATTGTTGTTTTATAAAAACCATGTTTTGAGAAAAGCTGCAGAGATGAAGCAATGATTTTTGCGCGTTTTTGCCTTTTATTCAAATATGTCTCCAGATGAAAATAGATATTTTTTATTCGTCAATAAGATTGTATCAGTTTAAAGGTTGATTTTTCTTTTATTTACCGAATGAATATTCATTATCAGTTTTATGAATGCTCCCTCATTTTTTTTAAAGACATCGTCCAGATATCACCGTTATAATTTTTTCTTTAAAAGCTTAGCTGCTTCATAAACTTAAGTTAAAGGCGAAATTATGGTAGTACAGGAGAAAAGAACATGCATTAGAGCCTACTGTAATATGGATTGCGGCAACAATGTAATGGAGATAGAGTATTGCTGCAAGAGTATGAAAGAGAAAATATTTGATGTTGTAGAAAAACTTATGAAAGCACATAACTATCCGCCAGAAGAGGTAGAACTATATACCGAAGAACATAGTGAAGAGTGTGGATTGATTTGTGTTGAATTTTATCATGACGATATGCATCGTTATGGGTTACTATTTTTCAATGAATTGATGGCAGAACTTAATATTCAATATTGTGATGAATAAAGGATACAGGGATGGATCAGGCAATCAAACCCAAACTATTTAGAATAAATACAGGAAGCTGTAACGGATGTGATGTTGAGTTTGTAGCAACTGCATTTGTACCAAAGTTTCATGTTGAAGAGCTTGGCATAGAGTTGGTAGAGAGTATAGAAGATGCAAATGTTTTACTTGTAACTGGACCAATGACTGCTCGCAGTAAAGCTTACTTTGAAGAGGCAGTCTCTAAAGTGAAATCTCCGTATGTCGTAGTAGGTGTTGGTACTTGTTCGGTAACTACAGGTATTTTTAGAGACTCATATGCTATTTATGGACCATTAGACAAATATATAGATGTTGATGTTAATGTGGCTGGTTGTCCTCCTCGTCCACAAGCTATTGCAGAAGCACTTGCTCAAGGTGTTGAGATATTGCAGGCTAAAGTAAGAGGAGAAAAAACTCCTACCAAACTAGAGACAATTTTTAATGATTTTGAAGCACCTAAAAGTTATAGAGGACGAATGGCATTAGATGAGCAGAAGTGTACAGCTTGCCGTACCTGTGAAACTGTATGTCCTTCAGGGGCTATTAAAATTACCAAAACATTGGAAGGGTACAGACACACAATTTGGCACAATACCTGCTGTTTTTGTGGTAACTGTTCATACTTCTGTCCTACCGGAGCTATTTTCCCAACCAATGATTTTCATACCGTTCAACTACAAGAAGAGAAATATACTGACACAAATATAGCACTTATACCATTTCATGAGTGTGAAGATTGCGGTAAAAACTTTATACCAGCAACTAATGCATTAATAGCTAAATCATATCCAGATAAAGAGATACCAGAAATCTTGGCAACAAGTTGTCCGGAATGTAGAAAGAAAACAGCGTTTGAAAGGTTTTATAAATGAAAATAGAAGAGATTATACAACCACTTCAGGCAAGTTTGCAATATGCATATGAGCTTAAAGAAGATAGTGACAGTTATGGAAACAAACTATTATGGCTTAAACTTGATGATAAAAGAGATGTCATAAATGTTGCTCGGGTAGTTGCTAATTTAGGTGGTCGTTGTGTTACAGCCACAGCATACAAAACTGATGATGGTCACGTTATTATCTATCATTTAGATGTTGATGGAATTATTATAAATATGGAAGCACATACAACTGATAGCATTATAGACTCTATTACTCCTTTGCTTCCAAGTGCTGACTGGGCTGAGCGTGAGTTTCGTGAAATGTATGGCATTGAACCAATTGGTCATCCACATAATGAGAGACTATTTCTTGATGAAAGCATTATGAAGGGTGTGTTAAATCGATATATTCCTCTTTCAAAGATGATGCTCGGTGTAAGTGAGAGCGATATTTTATGGGAGAGAGTTGAGAAGGAGAATAAAGCATGAGCGAAAAGGTAACAATTGGTCCATTCCATCCTGAGTTGGAAGAGTCGGTTTATTTTAAGCTTCAAGCTAACGACAATAAAGTTGTAACAAGTATTGATTTGGTCAATGGTTTCATTCATCGAGGAATGGAGGCATTGGTTACACAGAAAAACTTTATGCAAAATCTTATTTTAACAGAGAGGGTCTGTTCTCTTTGTTCTAACAACCACCCTTTCGCTTATGCGTTGGCAGTAGAGAAGATTGCAGGGGTAAAAGTTCCACAACGAGCAGAAGCATTGAGAGTAGTAGCTGATGAGGTGAAAAGATCTGCATCAAATCTTTTTAACCTTGCAATGATGTCTCATCTGGTTCATCACCATGATTTAATGAAAGAGACAATGGAAGCTCGTGAATTGATGCAAGATCTTAAAGAGATCATTTGGGGTAACCGAATGGATATGAGTGCAAATACTCTTACCGGTGTAAAGTATGATTTAGATGATGAGAAGATTGATCTGATTCTTAAAACACTTGAAACATTTGAGCCTAAACTTGAGTCACTGACAGAGCAGTATGAAAATGATGAAACAGTTGTCAATAGAACTGTAGGAATCGGTGTTCTTCCAAAGGTAGATGCACAAAGGTTGGGTGTAACAGGTCCGGTAGCAAGAGGTAGTGGCATTAATAACGATGTACGTGTCAAAGCACCATATGCACTATATGGAGAGTTGAAACCAAAAGTTACACTTAGAGATGCTGGTGATGTACATGCAAGAGCAATGTGTCGTTTGGGTGATATTGCCGAAGCAGTACGCCTGATTAAAGATGTAGTAAATGATCTTCCTGAAGGACCAGTAGTTCTTGAAAAACGACCTCATATTCCAGCAGGTGAAGCAACAGTAAGAGTAGAAGCACCTCGTGGTGAGCTTATCTACTACCTAAAAACAGATGGAACACAAAAACCTGTAAGAATGCGATGGAAAGTGCCTACCTATACAAACTGGGAAGCGCTTAAAGTTATGATTCTTGGTGATAAAGTAAGCGATGTAACACTGATTTTAAATAGTATAGATCCTTGTATCTCATGTACAGAGCGGTAAGTTAGGAGTTTAAACGATGAGTCATAAATTTATATATGCAGACGCACAAAAATGCATCGGCTGTCTTAACTGTGAATTGGCTTGTGCAGCAAGCCATATGGGTATTACACTTGAAAAAGCGTATGAGTTAGGACAGAGTGGTGTAAAGCTTATTTCACGCAACAGAGTAATAAAAAGTGGAGAATTGACTGCTCCAATGCAGTGTATGCAGTGTATGGATGCACCTTGTGTAAATGCCTGCCCAATTGACATTATCAAGTATGAAGACAACTATGTGAAGTATTATGAAGATGACTGCATAGGATGCCAAAGTTGTGAAATGGTTTGCCCGTATGGAGCAGTTGTAATGGCACCAAATGAGAAAGATGATGCTCCTGTAAGCAAAATGGTTGCATTGACATGTGATTTATGTGGCGGAGAAGATGGCAAGCAAGCTTGTGTCAATGTATGTCCTACAGATGCAATTTCACTGATCGATTACGATCTTTACAAAGCTATTGAGTATGGAAGAGAGTTGGAGGGGCGGCACGCAAATGCATGAGTATTCAATCGTTCAGTCGATGCTCGATCTGTGTGAGAAACACTCAAAGGGAAAAGCAGTTGAAAAAGTTGCCGTCAAAATAGGCAAAATGAGCGGTATCGAACCACACTTTTTAAAAGAGAGTTTTGAAGTGTTTAAAGAAGATACCGTCTGTCATGATGCTGTTATGGAGATGGAGCTTATCGATATTACGATTGAATGTCAAAAGTGCAAAGAGGTTTCAAAAGTTGACAATTTCAACTTTTACTGTCCCCTATGTGAAAGCGGTGATACAAAGGTACTCACCGGACAGGAGATGCATATAGACTATATCGTGTTAAAGGAAGATGGATGAAGAAGCATTATCTGAAGGTAAAAAGAGAGACTCCGAAAAAGAGAGATCCTAACGAGAGAATTGTAGACTTTCACCCTACATATGAGATGTTCAGTGAATCAGAAGCAAGTTTACAGTCTGCACGCTGTATCAAATGCCCAATAGATATATTACGTGATTTAAAGAGTGAGTTTAGTTTTTGTCGTACAGGATGTCCTCTTGAAAATAAAATTCCTATTTGGGTTGAAAAAGTAAAAGAGGGTGATATTGAAGGGGCATTTAAAGCAAGTAATGAAGTCTCTCCATTTCCTGAAATCTTGGGACTTGTCTGCCCTCATGATATTCTTTGCCAAGGTGGCTGTACAATTTCCAGAACAGAACATGGAAGTGTGACAATTGGTGCTATTGAAGTCTATTTGAATGAAGAGGCATTTAAAAGAGGTCTTAGACCATACTATGGTGAAGATAAACCAAAAACTGGACATAAAGTTGCTGTTATAGGTAGTGGTCCTGCCGGATTTAGCTGTGCTACATTTCTTTTAAGAGGCGGTGTTGAGGTAGATATGTTTGAAAAGTCTGACCGTCCTGGTGGACTTTTAACATATGGTATTCCTAACTTTAAAATTTGTAAAGATGTAATTTTACGTCGATTCGAGTGGATGCAGGAAGCTGGACTAAATCTATATCTAAACACAGAGATTAAAAGCTCTGCTCAGATGAAAGAGATGCTCAATGAGTATGATGCTATTTTCGTTGCTCTTGGTGCACCAAGCGGACGAAGTGCTCGTATGAAGAATGAGGATGCACATGGTGTATATCACGTTATGGATATTCTTAAGCATGCTCAAAAAAGAGTATTTGAAGATTTCTATGAGTTTATTCTTGAAGGTAAAGATGTTGTTGTTATTGGAGGTGGTGACTCAGCAATGGATGCTGTACGAACTGCCATACGTACAAAAGCAAAATCTGTAAAATGTCTCTATCGACGTGATGAAGCGAATATGCCTGGAAGTAAAAAAGAGGTTATTAACGCTAAAGAAGAGGGTGTTCAGTTTGAGTTCTATACTGCTCCAAAAGAGGTTGTAGTTGATGAAGGACACCACGTTAAGGGCATAATCTGCCAAAGAACAGAGCTTGGTGAACCTGATGAAAGTGGTAGACGTAGACTTAATGTTGTCGAAGGAAGTGAATTTGAGATTCCTTGTGATGTAATTATTCTAGCTCTTGGATTTGACAATGTTATCTTCCCTTGGTATGAAGATGCACAGATCAAGACAGGTAAATGGGGTGAAGTTTTAGTTGATGAAAATAAACGAACTTCTAACCCACGAATTTTTGCCGGTGGTGATGCTGTAAGAGGTGCCGATTTAGCTGTTACAGCTGCAGCAGATGGTAAAAAAGCAGCACTTACCATTTTAAAAGATTTTGGTATATCTCTATAAAACCTACAACACTCCTGTTTCGTTTTAGATCGAAACAGGAGATGTAATGTTCACTTTCTCTTAATCCTCAAAAATTAAAACTATTACACCATTTCAAATTCTATTTGCTTAATTTTTTTATAAGAAGGGCTATAGAAAGTAGTGTTAATATACGATATTTTTATTTTAGAAAAAAAATAGAAAAAATTCTCAAAAACCCTTGACAAAACAGAAGTTTTAGAATATAATTTCGGCGTGATTTATGAATCACAAACCTCAAAGATTCCGGATTAGCTCAGCGGTAGAGTAGGTGGCTGTTAACCACTTGGTCGCTGGTTCGAATCCAGCATCCGGAGCCATTCTTCATTCCCCATAAAATTGCATTTACTCTTTGGATTATCTTGATTGTTTACTCAGAACTTCTTGTTGGTATAAACGCCCATTAAACTCTCCAATTGCAATCGCCCATTCAACTATCAACTGCAACAACAGGATCAACTGCAGAACAAGTCTGCGTAATTGTAGCAAAGAAAACTTCTGTCGGAGTTTTGTAACCCAACACTTTCCTTGGTCTGTTGTTTAGTTTGTTCTGAACCTCCACAATCTGTCTGTCTGAAATAGTATCAAACGCTCCGCCCATTCAACTATCTCTATTGCATCTATAATTTGATCTAATATCTCAATTACAAGAGTTTTATCATACATAGATACCATCTTTCTCTATACGTCTTTTGAAGGCCAAATTCATTTTATCTCTTAAACGTACTATATCAACTTTGGTATGAAATGAGTTCTCTAACTCCTCTTTAAAATCATAAAGTAAAAAATAATCACTCACAGGGGTCTCTATTGCAATGTCAATATCACTATCATCCCTGTTTTCATCTCTTGAATAAGATCCAAAAAGTACTAATTTAGAGATTTGATATTTTTTCATAAAATCATCTTTATGTGCTTTTAAATAAGCTATAATTTCATCTTTACTCATATCAAACCCCTTTTTTTCTTAGTTTATAGAGATAATATCATAAACCACATAGCCATTAATTTTAGATACTTATTAGATACTACATATTAAAAATTTTGCAAAATACTAATAGTGTATTATAAAACAAATTCCTAAATCAAGGTGCTTTTGAATAGTTTTAGCAAGTTTAAGAAAGTATGTCTTTTATTATTACAATCATCTGTTAACTAACTTGGTTACTGGTTATAATCTAGTATTCAGAACCATTTCTCAATTTTTCTCCTGAAGTTAAATATTGCAAATTCTTAAAAAATTCAGTACCAGAATCTTTTTGCTCATTTAACTGTTAGTTTGCTGTTAAAAGGTTGGAAGAAACTTGGTGTTACTTCCAACTTTAAAGTTTTTAATGAGTTTCAAACATTATAAAACTCTCTATACCATTTTACAAAGTTGTTGATTCCCTCTTCTATTGGCGTTGCTGGTTTATAACCTAAATCTTCTATTAGATCAGTAACATCTGCATATGTTGCAGGAACATCGCCAGGTTGAATTGGTAGCATATTCTTTTCTGCTTTTTTGCCAATAGCATTTTCTATAGCTTCTATAAAGTCCATTAGTTTTACTGGGTTATTGTTTCCTATATTGTAAATTTTATAAGGTGCTTTACTACTGCCTGGGTCTGGTTGTTTACCGCTCCAGTTGGGATCTCCTTTTGGAGGATTGTCTATAACTCTTATAACACCTTCTACAATATCATCAATATATGTAAAGTCACGCTTCATTTCACCATAGTTAAATACATCAATAGGTTTGCCTTCCAAAATAGCTTTTGTAAATAGGAAAAGTGCCATATCTGGGCGACCCCATGGTCCATAAACTGTAAAAAATCGTAAACCTGTTGTTGGCAGATTGTAAAGATGACTGTAAGTATGAGCCATTAACTCATTTGATTTTTTGCTTGCCGCATATAAGCTTATGGGGTGGTCTACATTGTCGTGTACAGAAAAAGGCATTGTCTCATTTAAACCATAAACGCTTGAGCTGCTTGCATATGCCAAGTGTTTAACATCATTATGTCTGCAAGCTTCAAGAAGATTTACAAAGCCCACAATGTTACTGTCAATGTATGCATAAGGATTTGTTAAACTATAACGTACACCTGCTTGTGCTGCAAGGTTGCATACTTTATCAAACTTCTCTTTTTCAAAAAGTTTGGTTATGGCTTCTCTGTCTTCAAGATTTAGTTTTATGAATTTGTAGTTGTCATACTTTTTACTTTGAATTAGCTTTCCATAATCTATGTTTTCAGCATTCTCTATACCTGTCTCTTCAAGTCTTCCATATTTAACTCGTAAGTCATAATAGTCATTTATATTGTCAAGACCAACAACTTCATCACCACGTTCAAGTAGTCGTTTTATTAGATGATACCCTATGAAACCTGCTGTTCCAGTAACTAATATTTTCATTGTTATCCTATTATCTATTAATTTAAAATGATTTGGAAAATTATAACGAAAGATTGCTAGAGTTGGAATGAAATTAGAATAGTAAGACCGCCCTTATCTTTTTATGCAAATAAAGGCGATTGGAATATGTAAAAATAGAATTATTTTTTACATTCTCCTACTGTAATCTCTTTACGGTTTTTTTCTACTATCTTGGAACCTATGCCTTTTACACTGCTTAAATCATTGGCATTTTTAAAACAGTGATTTTTGCGATATGCCACAATAGCTTCTGCTTTTCCTTTACCTATGCCATTAAGTGTCATTAACTCATCTGCTGAAGCATTATTTATATCTATAGATGCAAATAAAGATACAACTGCCATAGCAGAACCAACTAAAACTTTTGATACAAGTGTACTCATAGGTAACCCTTTTTTAGTATTAAAACATAAAAGATATAGCTAATTATATTATTTGTTATACATTATTATATATAGCAAATGGAAATTATAATTTAACATCTTTTAGTTTCAATACATTCTACACTATAGTTTTATGAACTATTCTTAATTTATAAATTTTAAAAGAAAATTATTTAAATGGAGTATTTTTAAGAAGATTTTACCCTCCCATAAGGAAGGGCTATAGAAGATAATAGTTGTTTTACGCTAAAGCTGCTTTAGACTGCTCAACAACTTTAGAAAATGCTGCAGGGTTGTTCATAGCCATATCTGCAAGAATCTTTCTATCTAGCTCAATACCAGCTTTTTTAAGCCCATGCATAAATGTAGAGTAGTTCATATCATTCAGACGGCACGCTGCATTGATACGGATAATCCAAAGTTTTCTGAATTCTCTTTTTTTCTGTTTTCTGTCACGATAAGCATAAACAAGGCTTCTTTCAACCTGTTCTTTTGCTTTTCTGAAATGTTTTCTTCGTCCACTATAGAAGCCTTTTGCAAGCTTCAATATTTTTTTATGTCGTCGTCGTCGTACGACTCCAGTTTTTACTCTTGGCATGTTTCTTTCCTTTCTTTACCTGTTTCCATCTTATTTGATGTCAAGG
Encoded here:
- the rplT gene encoding 50S ribosomal protein L20; its protein translation is MPRVKTGVVRRRRHKKILKLAKGFYSGRRKHFRKAKEQVERSLVYAYRDRKQKKREFRKLWIIRINAACRLNDMNYSTFMHGLKKAGIELDRKILADMAMNNPAAFSKVVEQSKAALA
- a CDS encoding NAD-dependent epimerase, which translates into the protein MKILVTGTAGFIGYHLIKRLLERGDEVVGLDNINDYYDLRVKYGRLEETGIENAENIDYGKLIQSKKYDNYKFIKLNLEDREAITKLFEKEKFDKVCNLAAQAGVRYSLTNPYAYIDSNIVGFVNLLEACRHNDVKHLAYASSSSVYGLNETMPFSVHDNVDHPISLYAASKKSNELMAHTYSHLYNLPTTGLRFFTVYGPWGRPDMALFLFTKAILEGKPIDVFNYGEMKRDFTYIDDIVEGVIRVIDNPPKGDPNWSGKQPDPGSSKAPYKIYNIGNNNPVKLMDFIEAIENAIGKKAEKNMLPIQPGDVPATYADVTDLIEDLGYKPATPIEEGINNFVKWYREFYNV
- a CDS encoding nucleotidyltransferase family protein, whose translation is MSKDEIIAYLKAHKDDFMKKYQISKLVLFGSYSRDENRDDSDIDIAIETPVSDYFLLYDFKEELENSFHTKVDIVRLRDKMNLAFKRRIEKDGIYV
- a CDS encoding glutamate synthase subunit beta, with amino-acid sequence MKKHYLKVKRETPKKRDPNERIVDFHPTYEMFSESEASLQSARCIKCPIDILRDLKSEFSFCRTGCPLENKIPIWVEKVKEGDIEGAFKASNEVSPFPEILGLVCPHDILCQGGCTISRTEHGSVTIGAIEVYLNEEAFKRGLRPYYGEDKPKTGHKVAVIGSGPAGFSCATFLLRGGVEVDMFEKSDRPGGLLTYGIPNFKICKDVILRRFEWMQEAGLNLYLNTEIKSSAQMKEMLNEYDAIFVALGAPSGRSARMKNEDAHGVYHVMDILKHAQKRVFEDFYEFILEGKDVVVIGGGDSAMDAVRTAIRTKAKSVKCLYRRDEANMPGSKKEVINAKEEGVQFEFYTAPKEVVVDEGHHVKGIICQRTELGEPDESGRRRLNVVEGSEFEIPCDVIILALGFDNVIFPWYEDAQIKTGKWGEVLVDENKRTSNPRIFAGGDAVRGADLAVTAAADGKKAALTILKDFGISL
- a CDS encoding ComEA family DNA-binding protein — translated: MSTLVSKVLVGSAMAVVSLFASIDINNASADELMTLNGIGKGKAEAIVAYRKNHCFKNANDLSSVKGIGSKIVEKNRKEITVGECKK